In Plasmodium sp. gorilla clade G2 genome assembly, contig: PADLG01_00_5, whole genome shotgun sequence, one DNA window encodes the following:
- a CDS encoding serine repeat antigen 3, putative: MKFCISLFLILCVLFCKNDIKCTTVVKSTQEGSQNLQNPSPTAPESRSQVDSSSSSPNSSIEKQPQEPNKESTIAGNVVSQGTPSNTSSQTSDNPSGPTSKNPPGQTSNDSSNSPQASSTPSNPPKSVDVKSAFLKHYKGVKVTGSCNANFQLFLVPHIFINVETKENNIQLDAKFMKLTERIHFEKDKSKLKNKCEPEKKQTFKFVLYLKEDVLTLKWKVDEEKPANPLKPEENTVDIRLYKLPKLDQPITSIQVHTLAIEGNSYLMESKDYSLGNNIPEKCDAIASDCFLSGNINIEKCLKCTLKVKKAEASDVCYKYVSKDEPKETKPAKPASEVKEVEAASEDYSDDKEYELSQSINNILNKMYKKQSSDEKNNKKELIKLEDADDSLQEELNKYCNSLKEVDVNGVLSNNEVGNEKDVFNNLTILLKEHMEENEHDVFEKLKNSALCLKNIDDWLKNKTGLIVPPVKNNLKDTNEKKESNNNTEVNEDMFKENEHGIVDLTKFPIDTNYLSYKHVDYSYCNNDYCNWSKDKNSCISHIGIEDQKNCALSWAFASKYHLETIKCMKGYEHTPISSLYIANCSKNENEDVCTEGSNPLKVLQMIEEKGFLPTEVDYSYEQSKVGETCPEVQNGWVNLWGNAKLLEQNNDEQNSLSTKGYTSYESETFKKDMHSFVKLIKDEIMNKGSVIAYVKADKLMGYGFNGKKVQNLCGDKTPDHAVNIIGYGNYINDEGHKKSYWIVRNSWGKYWGHKGQFKVDMYGPSDCEDNFIHSVVVFNVDLPVNEESVKKEAKIYNYYLKASPDFYHNLYFKNFDSQIGKTDEAENKNSYVYGQEEAASEQATLLTGSTTAAGPAGPAGPVGPAGPVGSSATEQETPKSRASQASSDVSSLTSPGPEASPEGPQPPTTESTRSESPAVSSEPPVPEKAQASSAAPASQDNTQSDRSKEKVDIFHVLKHIKDGKIKMGLVKYDHSDALGDDHVCSRSYSSDPEKQEGCVKFCNDNWEKCKDTPSPGFCLSELEKTDDCFFCYIFLLSINLFNMHVQIYSNIMHMYMHFKNKRKIFFKKYMI; encoded by the exons ATGAAGTTCTGTATTTCCTTATTTCTAATAttgt GTGtcttattttgtaaaaatgatataaaatgtaCAACAGTGGTCAAGAGTACCCAGGAAGGTTCTCAAAATCTTCAAAATCCTTCCCCTACTGCACCTGAATCAAGATCTCAAGTGGATAGTTCTTCTTCATCACCAAATTCAAGCATAGAGAAACAACCACAAGAACCAAATAAAGAAAGTACCATTGCTGGTAATGTTGTAAGTCAAGGAACTCCTTCTAATACGTCTAGTCAAACTTCTGATAATCCTTCTGGTCCAACTTCTAAAAATCCTCCTGGTCAAACTTCTAATGATTCTTCTAATTCACCCCAAGCTAGCAGCACTCCTTCAAACCCTCCTAAATCAGTTGATGTAAAATCTGCTTTCTTAAAACACTACAAAGGAGTAAAGGTTACTGGTTCATGTAATGCCAATTTTCAATTATTCCTTGTTCcacatatattcataaacgttgaaacaaaagaaaataacaTTCAGTTGGATGCAAAATTTATGAAATTAACTGAAAGAATACATTTTGAAAAAGATAAGAGTAAGTTAAAGAATAAGTGTGAACctgaaaaaaaacaaacatttaaatttgtattatatctTAAGGAGGATGTACTAACACTTAAATGGAAAGTAGATGAAGAGAAACCTGCTAATCCAc tTAAACCTGAAGAAAATACAGTAGATATAAGATTATACAAGTTACCAAAATTAGATCAACCAATAACCTCAATACAAGTACATACTCTAGCCATAGAAGGAAATTCTTATTTAATGGAAAGTAAAGATTATAGCTTAGGAAATAATATACCTG AAAAATGTGACGCAATAGCTTCAGATTGTTTCTTGAGtggaaatattaatatagaaaaatgtTTAAAATGTACCTTGAAAGTAAAAAAGGCAGAAGCTTCTGATGTATGTTACAAGTATGTCTCAAAAGATGAACCCAAGGAAACAAAACCAGCTAAGCCAGCAAGTGAAGTGAAGGAAGTAGAAGCTGCATCAGAAGATTATTCAGATGATAAAGAATATGAACTTTCTCAATCTATTAACAACATATTAAACAAAATGTACAAAAAACAAAGCagtgatgaaaaaaataataaaaaggaattaattaaattagaAGATGCAGATGATAGTTTACaagaagaattaaataaatattgtaaTTCATTAAAAGAAGTAGATGTTAATGGTGTATTATCAAATAATGAAGTAGGTAATGAAAAAGACGTATTCAATAAtttaacaatattattaaaagaacatATGGAAGAAAATGAACATGATGTTTTTGAAAAACTTAAAAACTCAGcattatgtttaaaaaatatcGATGACTGGTTAAAAAATAAGACAGGATTAATTGTACCACcagtaaaaaataatttaaaagatactaatgaaaaaaaagaatcaaataataatactgaAGTCAATGAAGATATGTTTAAAGAAAACGAACATGGAATTGTTGATTTAACCAAATTTCCTATAGATACAAATTATTTATCTTATAAACACGTAGACTATTCATACTGTAATAATGATTATTGTAACTGGTCAAAGGATAAAAATAGTTGTATATCACATATAGGTATAGAAGATCAAAAAAATTGTGCTTTATCCTGGGCCTTTGCATCTAAATATCATTTAGAAACTATTAAATGTATGAAAGGATATGAACATACTCCaatttcttcattatatatagcaAATTGtagtaaaaatgaaaatgaagatgTATGTACTGAAGGTTCAAACCCATTAAAAGTTTTACAAATGATTGAAGAAAAAGGATTCTTACCAACAGAAGTAGATTATTCATATGAACAAAGTAAAGTTGGTGAAACATGCCCAGAAGTACAAAATGGATGGGTCAATTTATGGGGTAATGCAAAATTAttagaacaaaataatgatgaacaAAATTCTTTAAGTACTAAAGGATATACTTCATATGAAAGTGAAACATTTAAGAAAGACATGCATTCATTtgttaaattaataaaagatgAAATAATGAATAAAGGTTCAGTTATTGCTTATGTAAAAGCTGACAAATTAATGGGATATGGATTTAATGGAAAGAAAGTTCAAAACTTATGTGGTGATAAAACACCTGATCATGCAGTAAATATTATTGGTTAtggtaattatataaatgatgaaggTCACAAAAAATCCTATTGGATTGTAAGAAATAGTTGGGGTAAATATTGGGGACACAAAGGTCAATTCAAAGTTGATATGTATGGACCATCAGATTGTGAAGATAATTTCATTCACAGTGTAGTAGTATTTAATGTTGATTTACCTGTAAATGAAGAATCTGTCAAAAAAGAagctaaaatatataactattaTTTAAAAGCTTCTCCAGATTTTTATCATAActtatatttcaaaaatttCGATTCACAAATAGGTAAAACTGATGAAGCTGAAAATAAGAATTCATATGTATATGGACAAGAAGAAGCAGCGTCAGAACAAGCAACATTATTAACAGGATCAACAACAGCAGCAGGACCAGCAGGACCAGCAGGACCAGTAGGACCAGCAGGACCAGTAGGATCATCAGCAACAGAACAAGAAACACCAAAATCAAGGGCATCACAAGCATCATCAGACGTATCATCCCTAACATCACCAGGACCAGAAGCATCACCAGAAGGACCACAACCACCAACAACAGAATCAACAAGATCAGAATCCCCAGCAGTATCATCAGAACCACCAGTTCCAGAAAAGGCACAAGCATCATCAGCAGCACCAGCATCACAAGATAATACCCAAAGTGATAGATCTAAGGAAAAAGTTGATATATTCCACGTTTTAAAACACATTAAGGATGGTAAAATAAAGATGGGCTTAGTTAAATATGACCATTCTGATGCTCTTGGTGATGATCACGTATGTTCAAGATCCTATTCTTCGGACCCAGAGAAACAAGAAGGATGTGTTAAATTTTGTAATGATAACTGGGAAAAATGTAAAGATACACCTTCTCCTGGATTTTGTTTAAGTGAATTAGAAAAAACAGATGATTGCTTTTtctgttatatatttttattaagtaTAAATTTGTTCAATATGCATGTACAGATATATTCTAACATAATGCACATGTATATGcactttaaaaataaaaggaaaatattttttaaaaaatatatgatttaa
- a CDS encoding serine repeat antigen 3, putative: protein MKFCISLFLILCVLFCKNDIKCTTVVKSTQEGSQNLQNPSPTAPESRSQVDSSSSSPNSSIEKQPQEPNKESTIAGNVVSQGTPSNTSSQTSDNPSGPTSKNPPGQTSNDSSNSPQASSTPSNPPKSVDVKSAFLKHYKGVKVTGSCNANFQLFLVPHIFINVETKENNIQLDAKFMKLTERIHFEKDKSKLKNKCEPEKKQTFKFVLYLKEDVLTLKWKVDEEKPANPLKPEENTVDIRLYKLPKLDQPITSIQVHTLAIEGNSYLMESKDYSLGNNIPEKCDAIASDCFLSGNINIEKCLKCTLKVKKAEASDVCYKYVSKDEPKETKPAKPASEVKEVEAASEDYSDDKEYELSQSINNILNKMYKKQSSDEKNNKKELIKLEDADDSLQEELNKYCNSLKEVDVNGVLSNNEVGNEKDVFNNLTILLKEHMEENEHDVFEKLKNSALCLKNIDDWLKNKTGLIVPPVKNNLKDTNEKKESNNNTEVNEDMFKENEHGIVDLTKFPIDTNYLSYKHVDYSYCNNDYCNWSKDKNSCISHIGIEDQKNCALSWAFASKYHLETIKCMKGYEHTPISSLYIANCSKNENEDVCTEGSNPLKVLQMIEEKGFLPTEVDYSYEQSKVGETCPEVQNGWVNLWGNAKLLEQNNDEQNSLSTKGYTSYESETFKKDMHSFVKLIKDEIMNKGSVIAYVKADKLMGYGFNGKKVQNLCGDKTPDHAVNIIGYGNYINDEGHKKSYWIVRNSWGKYWGHKGQFKVDMYGPSDCEDNFIHSVVVFNVDLPVNEESVKKEAKIYNYYLKASPDFYHNLYFKNFDSQIGKTDEAENKNSYVYGQEEAASEQATLLTGSTTAAGPAGPAGPVGPAGPVGSSATEQETPKSRASQASSDVSSLTSPGPEASPEGPQPPTTESTRSESPAVSSEPPVPEKAQASSAAPASQDNTQSDRSKEKVDIFHVLKHIKDGKIKMGLVKYDHSDALGDDHVCSRSYSSDPEKQEGCVKFCNDNWEKCKDTPSPGFCLSELEKTDDCFFCYI from the exons ATGAAGTTCTGTATTTCCTTATTTCTAATAttgt GTGtcttattttgtaaaaatgatataaaatgtaCAACAGTGGTCAAGAGTACCCAGGAAGGTTCTCAAAATCTTCAAAATCCTTCCCCTACTGCACCTGAATCAAGATCTCAAGTGGATAGTTCTTCTTCATCACCAAATTCAAGCATAGAGAAACAACCACAAGAACCAAATAAAGAAAGTACCATTGCTGGTAATGTTGTAAGTCAAGGAACTCCTTCTAATACGTCTAGTCAAACTTCTGATAATCCTTCTGGTCCAACTTCTAAAAATCCTCCTGGTCAAACTTCTAATGATTCTTCTAATTCACCCCAAGCTAGCAGCACTCCTTCAAACCCTCCTAAATCAGTTGATGTAAAATCTGCTTTCTTAAAACACTACAAAGGAGTAAAGGTTACTGGTTCATGTAATGCCAATTTTCAATTATTCCTTGTTCcacatatattcataaacgttgaaacaaaagaaaataacaTTCAGTTGGATGCAAAATTTATGAAATTAACTGAAAGAATACATTTTGAAAAAGATAAGAGTAAGTTAAAGAATAAGTGTGAACctgaaaaaaaacaaacatttaaatttgtattatatctTAAGGAGGATGTACTAACACTTAAATGGAAAGTAGATGAAGAGAAACCTGCTAATCCAc tTAAACCTGAAGAAAATACAGTAGATATAAGATTATACAAGTTACCAAAATTAGATCAACCAATAACCTCAATACAAGTACATACTCTAGCCATAGAAGGAAATTCTTATTTAATGGAAAGTAAAGATTATAGCTTAGGAAATAATATACCTG AAAAATGTGACGCAATAGCTTCAGATTGTTTCTTGAGtggaaatattaatatagaaaaatgtTTAAAATGTACCTTGAAAGTAAAAAAGGCAGAAGCTTCTGATGTATGTTACAAGTATGTCTCAAAAGATGAACCCAAGGAAACAAAACCAGCTAAGCCAGCAAGTGAAGTGAAGGAAGTAGAAGCTGCATCAGAAGATTATTCAGATGATAAAGAATATGAACTTTCTCAATCTATTAACAACATATTAAACAAAATGTACAAAAAACAAAGCagtgatgaaaaaaataataaaaaggaattaattaaattagaAGATGCAGATGATAGTTTACaagaagaattaaataaatattgtaaTTCATTAAAAGAAGTAGATGTTAATGGTGTATTATCAAATAATGAAGTAGGTAATGAAAAAGACGTATTCAATAAtttaacaatattattaaaagaacatATGGAAGAAAATGAACATGATGTTTTTGAAAAACTTAAAAACTCAGcattatgtttaaaaaatatcGATGACTGGTTAAAAAATAAGACAGGATTAATTGTACCACcagtaaaaaataatttaaaagatactaatgaaaaaaaagaatcaaataataatactgaAGTCAATGAAGATATGTTTAAAGAAAACGAACATGGAATTGTTGATTTAACCAAATTTCCTATAGATACAAATTATTTATCTTATAAACACGTAGACTATTCATACTGTAATAATGATTATTGTAACTGGTCAAAGGATAAAAATAGTTGTATATCACATATAGGTATAGAAGATCAAAAAAATTGTGCTTTATCCTGGGCCTTTGCATCTAAATATCATTTAGAAACTATTAAATGTATGAAAGGATATGAACATACTCCaatttcttcattatatatagcaAATTGtagtaaaaatgaaaatgaagatgTATGTACTGAAGGTTCAAACCCATTAAAAGTTTTACAAATGATTGAAGAAAAAGGATTCTTACCAACAGAAGTAGATTATTCATATGAACAAAGTAAAGTTGGTGAAACATGCCCAGAAGTACAAAATGGATGGGTCAATTTATGGGGTAATGCAAAATTAttagaacaaaataatgatgaacaAAATTCTTTAAGTACTAAAGGATATACTTCATATGAAAGTGAAACATTTAAGAAAGACATGCATTCATTtgttaaattaataaaagatgAAATAATGAATAAAGGTTCAGTTATTGCTTATGTAAAAGCTGACAAATTAATGGGATATGGATTTAATGGAAAGAAAGTTCAAAACTTATGTGGTGATAAAACACCTGATCATGCAGTAAATATTATTGGTTAtggtaattatataaatgatgaaggTCACAAAAAATCCTATTGGATTGTAAGAAATAGTTGGGGTAAATATTGGGGACACAAAGGTCAATTCAAAGTTGATATGTATGGACCATCAGATTGTGAAGATAATTTCATTCACAGTGTAGTAGTATTTAATGTTGATTTACCTGTAAATGAAGAATCTGTCAAAAAAGAagctaaaatatataactattaTTTAAAAGCTTCTCCAGATTTTTATCATAActtatatttcaaaaatttCGATTCACAAATAGGTAAAACTGATGAAGCTGAAAATAAGAATTCATATGTATATGGACAAGAAGAAGCAGCGTCAGAACAAGCAACATTATTAACAGGATCAACAACAGCAGCAGGACCAGCAGGACCAGCAGGACCAGTAGGACCAGCAGGACCAGTAGGATCATCAGCAACAGAACAAGAAACACCAAAATCAAGGGCATCACAAGCATCATCAGACGTATCATCCCTAACATCACCAGGACCAGAAGCATCACCAGAAGGACCACAACCACCAACAACAGAATCAACAAGATCAGAATCCCCAGCAGTATCATCAGAACCACCAGTTCCAGAAAAGGCACAAGCATCATCAGCAGCACCAGCATCACAAGATAATACCCAAAGTGATAGATCTAAGGAAAAAGTTGATATATTCCACGTTTTAAAACACATTAAGGATGGTAAAATAAAGATGGGCTTAGTTAAATATGACCATTCTGATGCTCTTGGTGATGATCACGTATGTTCAAGATCCTATTCTTCGGACCCAGAGAAACAAGAAGGATGTGTTAAATTTTGTAATGATAACTGGGAAAAATGTAAAGATACACCTTCTCCTGGATTTTGTTTAAGTGAATTAGAAAAAACAGATGATTGCTTTttctgttatatataa